A window from Salvia miltiorrhiza cultivar Shanhuang (shh) chromosome 2, IMPLAD_Smil_shh, whole genome shotgun sequence encodes these proteins:
- the LOC131008543 gene encoding uncharacterized protein At4g14100-like — protein sequence MVDNMNLCLLLLLFISVILPVWSEPTPAPWPLQFHSTQVLRNRQGQLQINELWYDWPNGRNLNIIYKQLGEIIYDLEWDNGTSYYYTREQCTTMHFPVGILRPNFLDGANYLGQQRKDGFLCNVWEKVGFIWYYEDVVTNTPVSWTFYSGLSTQVMTFEVGKVLDDSNWQAPVYCFEEAKIKQDHHPLLQSPFPLIRDV from the exons ATGGTGGACAACATGAATCTCTGTCTTCTCCTTCTCCTCTTTATCTCTGTCATCCTCCCGGTTTGGAGCGAGCCGACGCCCGCCCCATGGCCGCTGCAGTTCCACTCGACGCAGGTGCTGAGAAACAGGCAAGGGCAGCTTCAAATCAACGAGCTCTGGTACGATTGGCCCAACGGCCGCAACCTCAACATCATCTACAAACAACTGGGGGAAATCATCTACgatttggagtgggacaacgGCACCTCCTACTACTACACGCGCGAGCAGTGTACCACCATGCATTTTCCGGTGGGAATTCTCCGCCCTAATTTTCTCGACGGCGCAAACTACTTGGGGCAGCAGCGCAAGGACGGCTTCCTCTGCAATGTGTGGGAGAAGGTTGGTTTCATTTGGTATTACGAGGATGTTGTCACCAACACGCCTGTTTCTTGGACTTTCTACTCAG ggctgagtacacaAGTGATGACATTCGAGGTGGGGAAAGTGCTTGACGACTCCAATTGGCAAGCCCCTGTTTACTGCTTTGAGGAGGCCAAGATTAAGCAAGATCATCATCCTCTCCTTCAATCACCATTTCCTTTAATCAGAGATGTCTAG
- the LOC131008544 gene encoding uncharacterized protein At4g14100-like gives MAEKIPIYLSLSLSILSLFLSRAVASPSPSPWPLQFHSILFINSSSGLQVTDLWYDWPNGRNFNIIQHQLGKKLYDLEWNNGTSFYYTLDANKECSTVHFPVGILRPNFLDGANYTGQERTDGFLCNVWEKVDFIRYYEDVDTKRPVSWTFISSGMRAHVMTFEVGKVLDDPNWQAPAYCFGKASRKHTPLLPQSAFGLNLIRDIANFTLILV, from the exons ATGGCGGAGAAAATCCCCAtttatctctctctttccctctccattctctctcttttcctctCTCGCGCAGTGGCATCACCATCACCATCGCCGTGGCCGCTCCAGTTCCACTCGATCCTCTTCATCAACAGCAGCAGCGGCTTGCAAGTGACGGACCTCTGGTACGACTGGCCCAACGGCCGCAACTTCAACATCATACAACACCAGCTCGGGAAGAAGCTCTACGATTTGGAGTGGAACAACGGCACCTCCTTCTACTACACGCTCGACGCTAACAAGGAGTGCAGCACCGTGCATTTTCCCGTGGGGATTCTCCGCCCTAATTTCCTCGACGGCGCCAACTACACCGGCCAAGAGCGCACCGATGGCTTCCTATGCAATGTGTGGGAGAAGGTCGATTTCATTCGCTACTATGAAGATGTCGACACTAAAAGGCCTGTTTCCTGGACTTTCATCTCCTCAG GGATGAGAGCGCATGTGATGACATTTGAGGTTGGGAAAGTGCTTGATGACCCAAACTGGCAAGCCCCTGCTTACTGTTTTGGGAAGGCCAGCCGCAAGCACACACCTCTTCTTCCTCAATCAGCATTTGGTTTGAATTTGATTAGAGATATTGCTAATTTTACCCTAATCTTGGTGTAA